One Methylosarcina fibrata AML-C10 DNA segment encodes these proteins:
- the mpl gene encoding UDP-N-acetylmuramate:L-alanyl-gamma-D-glutamyl-meso-diaminopimelate ligase encodes MHIHILGICGTFMGGLAVIARQMGHRVSGSDQNVYPPMSTQLAEQGIHLMEGYRAENLDDRPDLIIIGNALSRGNPEVEAVLDRGLRYVSGPQWLSEHVLQDRWVLGVAGTHGKTTTASMLSWVLERQGLKPGFLIGGIPLNFGVSARLGESPFFVVEADEYDSAFFDKRSKFVHYRPRTAVLNNLEFDHADIFPDLDAIKRQFHHLIRTVPASGLIVRPDIDANIQDVLSMGCWTPVVQTSINGKAFWNAELHKDDGSRFSVLRENELQGTVEWSLTGLHNVYNALSSIAAAEHAGVDPQDAIAALNQFKNVKRRMEVIGKINGVTLYDDFAHHPTAIETTLDGLRKQVGEERIIAIVEPRSNTMRLGVHTETLAKSLNHADHAIIFQPDNLAWDLTGLKNYAQNIEICRSLEEIIGKLKLEARYGGHFVLMSNGSFGGIYQRLLNELR; translated from the coding sequence TTGCATATTCACATTTTAGGTATTTGCGGAACCTTCATGGGCGGTTTGGCCGTCATCGCCCGGCAGATGGGGCATCGCGTCAGCGGATCGGATCAAAACGTGTATCCTCCGATGAGTACGCAATTGGCGGAGCAGGGCATTCATCTGATGGAAGGTTACCGGGCGGAAAACCTCGACGACCGGCCGGATCTGATCATTATCGGCAATGCTCTGTCGCGGGGAAATCCTGAAGTCGAAGCCGTGCTCGACCGGGGCCTGCGTTATGTTTCCGGTCCCCAGTGGCTGTCGGAACATGTGTTGCAGGACCGCTGGGTATTGGGCGTTGCCGGAACTCACGGCAAAACCACAACGGCCAGCATGCTGAGTTGGGTACTGGAGCGGCAGGGCTTGAAACCGGGCTTTCTGATCGGCGGCATCCCTCTGAATTTCGGCGTTTCGGCAAGACTCGGGGAGTCGCCGTTTTTTGTCGTGGAAGCCGATGAATACGATTCTGCGTTTTTCGACAAGCGTTCGAAATTTGTCCATTACCGGCCGCGCACCGCCGTGCTGAACAACCTCGAGTTCGACCATGCCGACATTTTTCCCGATCTGGACGCGATCAAGCGCCAATTTCATCATTTGATAAGAACCGTTCCGGCGAGCGGACTGATCGTCCGTCCCGATATCGACGCCAATATCCAGGACGTGCTGTCGATGGGCTGCTGGACTCCGGTGGTGCAAACCTCGATTAACGGCAAGGCTTTCTGGAACGCGGAACTGCACAAGGACGACGGCAGCCGGTTCTCGGTTCTGCGCGAAAATGAGCTGCAAGGCACGGTCGAATGGTCCCTGACGGGCCTGCACAACGTTTACAATGCCCTTTCGTCGATTGCCGCGGCAGAGCATGCCGGCGTCGATCCGCAAGATGCGATTGCTGCTTTGAATCAATTCAAAAACGTCAAACGCCGCATGGAGGTGATCGGAAAGATCAACGGAGTGACCCTCTACGACGACTTCGCTCACCATCCGACGGCCATCGAAACGACGCTGGACGGGCTGCGCAAGCAGGTGGGCGAAGAACGCATCATCGCCATCGTCGAACCCCGCTCGAATACCATGCGTTTGGGCGTCCATACCGAAACTCTGGCAAAATCCTTGAATCACGCCGATCATGCCATTATTTTTCAGCCGGACAATCTGGCCTGGGATTTAACCGGACTGAAAAACTATGCGCAAAACATCGAAATTTGCCGCTCTCTCGAGGAGATCATCGGCAAACTCAAGCTGGAGGCCCGTTACGGGGGGCACTTCGTGCTGATGAGCAACGGCAGTTTCGGCGGAATTTACCAACGTCTGCTGAATGAACTTCGCTGA
- the hemC gene encoding hydroxymethylbilane synthase → MNFADSQRSDSNDIIKEGLILLERTLRIATRQSPLALWQAEYVAARLESLFPEIKTTLVKMVTRGDKLLDAPLAKVGGKGLFVKELEQGMLEGSADIAVHSMKDVPVAFPEGLHLAAILSREDPTDALVSTRYASLDELPADARIGTSSLRRQCQIKERFPEAEILSLRGNVNTRLNKLDAGEYDAIVLASAGLKRLGMADRIRQRLDASVSLPAIGQGAIGIECRVQDEELNRLLGALHDRDTGICVAAERAMNSRLNGGCQVPIAGFAEILEGRLFLRGLVGKPDGSILYRSERWGDLEQAEEIGRLVAEDLLRQGADKILESLFS, encoded by the coding sequence ATGAACTTCGCTGACTCTCAGCGTTCCGATTCAAACGATATTATTAAGGAAGGTCTTATTTTGCTCGAAAGAACACTTCGTATCGCCACCCGCCAAAGTCCTCTGGCGTTATGGCAGGCTGAATACGTTGCAGCCAGGCTGGAAAGTCTATTTCCGGAAATCAAAACAACGCTGGTGAAAATGGTGACGCGCGGCGATAAACTGCTCGATGCACCGTTAGCCAAAGTGGGAGGCAAAGGGTTATTCGTCAAGGAACTGGAGCAAGGCATGCTGGAAGGCTCCGCCGATATTGCCGTGCATTCGATGAAGGATGTGCCGGTGGCGTTCCCGGAAGGTTTGCATCTGGCGGCAATTTTATCCCGGGAAGATCCGACCGATGCGCTGGTTTCCACTCGATACGCTTCACTGGATGAGCTGCCGGCCGACGCCAGGATAGGAACTTCCAGCTTGCGCCGGCAATGCCAGATCAAGGAGCGCTTCCCCGAGGCGGAGATTTTATCGCTCCGGGGCAATGTCAACACCCGCCTGAACAAGCTCGATGCCGGCGAATACGACGCGATCGTCCTGGCTTCGGCCGGGCTGAAACGGCTGGGGATGGCGGACCGTATCCGGCAGCGCCTCGATGCCTCCGTCAGCCTGCCGGCGATCGGTCAGGGCGCCATCGGCATCGAATGCAGGGTCCAGGACGAGGAGCTCAATCGGCTGCTCGGCGCTTTGCACGATCGGGACACCGGCATCTGCGTCGCGGCGGAAAGAGCGATGAACAGCCGGTTGAACGGAGGCTGCCAGGTGCCCATCGCGGGTTTTGCAGAAATTCTGGAAGGACGGTTGTTCCTGCGCGGACTCGTCGGCAAGCCCGACGGCAGCATTTTATACCGCAGTGAACGGTGGGGCGACCTCGAACAGGCCGAAGAGATTGGCCGGCTGGTTGCCGAAGATCTGTTGCGCCAGGGCGCGGATAAAATTCTGGAATCCTTGTTTTCCTGA
- a CDS encoding uroporphyrinogen-III synthase translates to MNVLKGRRVLVTRPAHQADHLCRIIEDHGGQAIRLPAIEITACEGLPEAGALLEKLEKFQWLVFISANAVNFALRAINGKIDQLHAVKIAAIGRATATALAAAGMTVALLSETGFDSEALLAMPELQSVDGQRFLIVRGCSGREELAHTLRSRGAYVEYLDVYRRLIPAVDCSSVREMLNQNRLDMVTVTSGETLQNLLAMLGDACLERVAALPLVTVSERIARIAADKGFKQVVVADSPTDISILETVIKCTTGEQSGRRD, encoded by the coding sequence ATGAACGTATTGAAAGGCAGGCGGGTATTGGTTACCCGCCCCGCGCATCAGGCGGACCATCTCTGCCGGATCATCGAGGATCATGGCGGGCAGGCCATCCGGTTGCCGGCCATCGAAATTACAGCGTGCGAGGGCTTGCCCGAGGCCGGCGCACTGCTCGAGAAACTGGAAAAGTTCCAGTGGCTTGTTTTTATTAGTGCAAATGCAGTAAATTTTGCTCTCCGTGCGATTAATGGCAAAATAGATCAATTGCATGCCGTGAAGATTGCCGCCATCGGAAGAGCGACGGCAACCGCCCTGGCGGCGGCCGGCATGACTGTGGCCTTGCTTTCCGAAACCGGTTTTGACAGCGAAGCGCTGCTGGCCATGCCCGAGCTTCAGAGCGTGGACGGCCAGCGGTTTTTAATCGTACGCGGTTGTAGCGGCCGTGAAGAATTGGCCCACACTTTGCGCAGCAGAGGGGCATACGTTGAATATCTGGACGTTTATCGTCGCTTGATTCCCGCCGTCGACTGTTCATCGGTCAGGGAAATGCTGAATCAAAACCGTCTGGACATGGTTACCGTGACCAGCGGCGAGACCTTGCAGAACTTGTTGGCGATGCTCGGGGATGCCTGTCTTGAACGCGTGGCTGCGTTGCCGTTGGTGACGGTGAGCGAGCGGATCGCCCGGATCGCTGCCGACAAGGGATTTAAACAAGTTGTTGTAGCAGACAGTCCGACCGACATATCAATTCTTGAGACAGTAATAAAATGTACTACAGGTGAACAGAGTGGCCGAAGAGATTGA
- a CDS encoding uroporphyrinogen-III C-methyltransferase, whose amino-acid sequence MAEEIEQIEKDSADSKKSRRSRSGFWFGVIILLVVIGIAGAGYYLLMQLRERQTNLGGEVKGELSKKVADYQSQLSAIQSQLSTIESTIAGKDAHYTKALDDYAKLHNERLDNLRKEMSDSIEHLQRQLGKTRGDWLIADAEYLLSVANERLHLIGDVNTSREALEAADQRLRESGDAAVFKVREEVAKEIAALKNVPVPDIVGLFGSVQALQGQVDQLALILPYSGKTLAPPAKEKEEKPGAEGKTDQGSGLVDSALNELEDIVTIRRTDQPVEEILTPQQVQFVREQLRVKLEMIKIALVQQNEAIFHASVQDAKAWTEKNFTQIGENQKFINELNRLSETKIRSHFPDISASLKMLRDITKLRIESDKAMASPPEAPAVTNAPAPMESAPPAPAAAPAAPAPAAAVPSEKQ is encoded by the coding sequence GTGGCCGAAGAGATTGAACAAATAGAGAAGGATTCAGCAGACAGCAAAAAATCCCGCCGGTCGCGGAGCGGATTCTGGTTTGGCGTCATTATTCTTCTTGTCGTTATCGGCATAGCGGGGGCCGGCTATTATCTGCTCATGCAGCTTAGGGAACGGCAGACCAATTTGGGCGGCGAGGTGAAAGGCGAGCTATCCAAAAAAGTTGCCGATTATCAGTCGCAACTGAGCGCCATTCAGTCTCAACTGTCGACCATAGAATCCACTATTGCCGGCAAGGACGCGCATTACACCAAGGCCCTGGACGATTATGCAAAGCTTCATAATGAAAGGCTCGATAATCTCCGCAAGGAAATGAGCGACTCCATTGAGCATTTGCAACGCCAGTTGGGCAAGACGAGAGGGGACTGGCTGATTGCCGACGCCGAATACCTGCTCAGCGTTGCCAATGAGAGACTGCATCTCATCGGCGACGTCAATACCAGCCGGGAAGCGTTGGAAGCTGCGGATCAACGGTTGCGGGAAAGCGGCGACGCAGCGGTATTCAAGGTGCGCGAAGAGGTGGCCAAAGAGATTGCAGCGCTTAAAAACGTTCCGGTTCCCGATATTGTCGGACTGTTCGGCTCCGTCCAGGCGCTTCAGGGCCAGGTTGACCAACTGGCCCTGATTTTGCCTTATTCCGGAAAAACTTTGGCCCCGCCGGCCAAGGAAAAAGAGGAGAAGCCGGGAGCGGAAGGCAAAACCGATCAAGGCTCCGGTCTGGTGGATTCCGCGCTCAACGAACTGGAAGACATTGTCACCATCCGGCGCACCGATCAACCGGTCGAAGAAATTTTGACGCCTCAGCAGGTCCAGTTCGTTCGTGAACAGTTACGCGTCAAGCTGGAAATGATAAAGATTGCGCTGGTTCAGCAAAACGAAGCCATTTTTCATGCCAGCGTGCAGGATGCAAAAGCATGGACGGAGAAAAACTTTACCCAGATTGGCGAGAATCAAAAGTTCATCAACGAACTGAACCGGTTGAGCGAAACGAAAATACGGAGCCATTTTCCCGACATCAGCGCGTCGTTGAAAATGCTTAGGGACATCACCAAACTCAGGATCGAATCGGACAAAGCCATGGCCTCGCCGCCGGAAGCTCCGGCGGTGACCAATGCGCCGGCCCCCATGGAATCCGCCCCGCCGGCGCCGGCAGCAGCACCCGCCGCGCCCGCACCAGCCGCCGCAGTTCCGTCAGAAAAGCAATAA